The sequence GCAAGAACTGCGCCTCCTACCTGATTATGTGCGGAAGGAGATGGAGCGCCAGCGAAGCCTTATCGAGATTAAGAACATTTTATCGGAGAGGAAGGTGCAGCGGCCGCGGGCAGAGCTGGTGGATCTGAGCTCGGCGCTGAAATCATGCCGTTCCAAGGTGATCGCGGGAGCTTTAACGAAGGGAGGAGTGGTCTTGGGAGCCGCTCTCCCAGGCTACGAAGGGCTAATGAGGAGCGCTGACGGGCGCTTTCGCTTAGGAGCAGAGATGGCCCAGAGAGCCAGGGTACGGGCGGGCGTGCAAGGCATATTCCACTCTGACGAGCTGCCAGGATATGGGGTCACCGATGAAGACGTCGCTAGGATAAGAGCTGCCCTGGGAAGGGGAGGCGCTGTGGCTTTCGTGCTATGCGCGGATGAGCCGATCAAGGCGAAAGCGGCTGTGGAAGCTGCGGTGGAGCGAGCGGCTATGGCCACAGAAGGCGTGCCGGAAGAGACGAGGGATCCGCTGCCGGATGGTTCCAGCGTCTACTCGCGCCCCTTGCCAGGCGCTAGCCGCATGTATCCTGAGACCGATGTGCGACCGATCATAATCACCGCGGAAAAGATGATAGCCATTCGTTCCAAGCTCCCCCCTCTCCCGGAAGAAGTGGAGAGGCATTTGGTGTCCAAATACGCCATCCATCCGCAGCAAGCGCGGCAGTTGGTGCGCGAGGGCTGGGAGGCTATATTCGAGGAAGCCGCCTCAAGATATGGATTGGCTGCCATCGCGGCCAAGACTCTCCTTAACACCCTTCCAGAGATAGCCAAGGAAGGTGCGGACATCTCCAAGCTGGACGATGAGGCTTTGCGCAGCGCCTTCCGCTCCCTTTATGAGGGAGCTTTTGCCAAGGAGGCGATGCCGGAAGTGTTGAAGGCGATGTGCCGAGGAATCACTGTGGAGCAGGCTGTAAAGGAGCTAGGCCTGGGCAGGATGGATCTGTCGGGGGCAGAGGCCATCATCGCTCAAGTTGTAGCAGAGCGCATGGATTTCGTTAGGCAGAAAGGGATAGGAGCCGTAGGGCCTCTCATGGGCCCGGTCATGGAGCGCTTGCGGGGAAAGGTGGACGGCAAAGTGGTGAATGAAATCCTGAGAAGAGAGATAAGTAAGGTCTTGGGCATTCCAGACTCGTGAAGGTAGCTATTAGGGGCTGAAGGCTAAATGGTG comes from Methanomassiliicoccales archaeon and encodes:
- the gatE gene encoding Glu-tRNA(Gln) amidotransferase subunit GatE; its protein translation is QELRLLPDYVRKEMERQRSLIEIKNILSERKVQRPRAELVDLSSALKSCRSKVIAGALTKGGVVLGAALPGYEGLMRSADGRFRLGAEMAQRARVRAGVQGIFHSDELPGYGVTDEDVARIRAALGRGGAVAFVLCADEPIKAKAAVEAAVERAAMATEGVPEETRDPLPDGSSVYSRPLPGASRMYPETDVRPIIITAEKMIAIRSKLPPLPEEVERHLVSKYAIHPQQARQLVREGWEAIFEEAASRYGLAAIAAKTLLNTLPEIAKEGADISKLDDEALRSAFRSLYEGAFAKEAMPEVLKAMCRGITVEQAVKELGLGRMDLSGAEAIIAQVVAERMDFVRQKGIGAVGPLMGPVMERLRGKVDGKVVNEILRREISKVLGIPDS